A single window of Hymenobacter sp. APR13 DNA harbors:
- a CDS encoding TonB-dependent receptor has protein sequence MIGILLLWSVAGSSAAQAQERYRLSGYIRDASRGALPGASVAVPALATGATADSTGFYSFLLPAGRHQLVISFIGYQSQTRDLNLTRAQRLSFALAESSNTLGEVVVEGSGTLEQKLQTTQMSVERLTAAEAKLLPALFGEVDLLKTLQLKPGVQNGGEGTSGLFVRGGSSDQNLVLVDDAVVYNPAHLFGLFSVFNPDAVQSVDLYKGGFPAQYGGRLSSVIDVKMREGNNQKVVTSGGIGLISSRLTVEGPIVKDKGSFLLSGRRTYFDVFTRQINKASESNPDYNPIPDYYFYDFNAKGNYKLGEKDQVFLSGYLGRDVFGFGSQGGFDFNFSWGNTLGAARWSHVFNKRLFLNTTASYTNYKYDVTNKLDQFSFNLASDIRDLALRSDLDYTPNDRHAFKFGAQLINHRFGVGRLQAGSSDGRLSIGSDVAYRGLEGGIYASDNFKATDKLQLEYGLRLSGFQSGSNSYGGLEPRGSARYSLTPKTSLKASYALMYQYVHLVTNSGATLPTDIWYPSRQSVKPQRAQQVAGGVSFLLGSGKYLLTNEVYYKWAQNQVDFKDGAQLFVNPDLDSEFLFGKGWAYGNELYLEKKTGRTTGWIGYTLSWSKRQFLPQRGTSGINEGRVFFPSYDRRHNLTVVVLHQLTERLNLTGSFVYTTGNATTLPAARFAVQDIFGGDLSAVPVYPDRNTYRLAPYNRLDLGVVWKLKPNRWVPESDLTFSVYNAYNRRNPYFVYFDQVRAGGEDTPVTSYRARQVSLFPAIPAVTYNFKF, from the coding sequence TTGATTGGAATACTACTGTTGTGGAGTGTAGCGGGCAGTTCTGCGGCGCAGGCCCAGGAGCGGTATCGGCTTAGCGGCTACATCCGCGACGCTAGCCGCGGCGCGCTGCCCGGCGCCTCAGTAGCGGTGCCGGCCCTGGCTACCGGCGCCACCGCCGACTCCACAGGCTTCTACTCGTTTCTGCTGCCCGCCGGCCGGCACCAGCTGGTCATCTCCTTTATCGGCTACCAGAGCCAGACCCGCGACCTGAACCTGACCCGAGCCCAGCGGCTGTCGTTTGCGCTGGCTGAGAGCAGCAACACGCTGGGCGAGGTGGTGGTGGAAGGCTCGGGCACGCTGGAGCAGAAGCTGCAAACCACCCAGATGAGCGTGGAGCGCCTCACGGCCGCCGAGGCCAAGCTGCTGCCCGCTTTGTTCGGGGAAGTGGATTTGCTGAAAACGCTGCAGCTCAAGCCCGGCGTGCAGAACGGCGGCGAGGGCACCTCGGGCCTGTTTGTGCGCGGCGGCTCCTCCGACCAGAACCTGGTGCTCGTGGATGATGCCGTGGTGTACAACCCGGCTCACCTGTTCGGGCTGTTTTCGGTGTTCAACCCCGATGCCGTGCAGAGCGTGGACCTGTACAAGGGCGGCTTCCCGGCGCAGTACGGCGGGCGCCTCTCGTCGGTGATTGACGTGAAGATGCGCGAGGGCAACAACCAGAAGGTGGTCACCAGCGGCGGCATCGGCCTGATTTCGTCCCGTTTGACCGTGGAAGGCCCGATTGTGAAAGACAAGGGCTCGTTTCTGCTCTCGGGGCGGCGCACTTACTTCGACGTGTTTACGCGCCAGATCAACAAAGCCAGCGAAAGCAACCCCGACTATAACCCCATTCCCGACTACTATTTCTACGATTTCAACGCCAAAGGCAACTACAAGCTCGGCGAGAAAGACCAGGTGTTTCTGAGCGGCTACCTGGGGCGCGACGTCTTCGGGTTCGGCTCGCAGGGCGGCTTCGACTTCAATTTCAGCTGGGGCAACACGCTGGGCGCGGCCCGCTGGAGCCACGTGTTCAACAAGCGCCTGTTTCTGAACACCACGGCCTCCTACACCAACTACAAGTACGACGTCACCAACAAGCTCGACCAGTTCAGCTTCAACCTAGCCTCCGACATCCGGGACCTAGCCCTGCGCTCCGACCTCGACTACACGCCCAACGACCGGCACGCTTTCAAGTTCGGGGCCCAGCTCATCAACCACCGCTTCGGGGTGGGCCGCCTGCAGGCCGGCTCTTCGGATGGGCGCCTGAGCATCGGCTCCGACGTGGCCTACCGCGGCCTGGAAGGCGGCATCTACGCCTCCGACAACTTCAAGGCTACCGACAAGCTGCAGCTGGAATACGGCCTGCGCCTGAGCGGTTTCCAGAGCGGCTCGAATAGCTACGGTGGGCTGGAACCGCGTGGATCGGCCCGTTACTCGCTCACGCCCAAAACCTCGCTCAAGGCCAGCTACGCCCTGATGTACCAGTACGTGCACCTCGTCACGAACTCCGGCGCTACGCTGCCGACGGATATCTGGTACCCGTCACGGCAGTCGGTGAAGCCGCAGCGGGCCCAGCAGGTGGCCGGCGGCGTGAGCTTCCTGCTTGGCAGCGGCAAGTACCTGCTCACCAACGAAGTATACTACAAGTGGGCGCAGAACCAGGTGGATTTCAAGGACGGCGCCCAGCTGTTCGTGAACCCCGACCTGGACTCGGAGTTTCTGTTCGGCAAAGGCTGGGCCTACGGCAACGAGCTGTATCTGGAAAAGAAAACCGGCCGCACCACCGGCTGGATCGGCTATACGCTGAGCTGGAGCAAGCGCCAGTTTCTGCCCCAGCGCGGCACCTCCGGCATCAACGAGGGCCGCGTGTTCTTCCCTAGCTACGACCGGCGCCACAACCTGACGGTGGTGGTGCTGCACCAGCTCACGGAGCGCCTCAACCTCACGGGCTCGTTTGTGTACACCACCGGCAACGCCACCACCCTGCCCGCCGCCCGCTTCGCCGTGCAGGACATCTTCGGCGGCGACCTGTCGGCGGTGCCCGTGTACCCCGACCGCAACACCTACCGCCTCGCGCCCTACAACCGCCTGGATTTGGGAGTGGTCTGGAAGCTGAAGCCCAACCGTTGGGTGCCGGAATCCGACCTGACCTTCAGCGTATACAACGCCTACAACCGCCGCAACCCCTACTTCGTGTACTTCGACCAGGTGCGGGCCGGCGGCGAGGATACGCCCGTGACCAGCTACCGGGCGCGGCAGGTATCCCTGTTCCCGGCCATTCCGGCCGTCACCTACAACTTTAAATTCTAA
- a CDS encoding purine-nucleoside phosphorylase yields the protein MQHLHEAANHIRPLLQGFAPEFGIILGTGLGALVKDLTIHHTIPYASIPNFPVSTVESHSGNLLAAELGGRKVLVMQGRFHFYEGYTMEQVVLPVRVMKLLGIRKLFVSNAAGGLHPDMNYSDLMLIDDHINLQPSNPLIGRNLDELGARFPDMLEPYDARLLRQAEEAARSLGFADKVRRGVYVSVPGPMLETPAEYRYLRTIGADAVGMSTVPEVIAAVHMGLPVLAVSVITDLCSPGKLKRVEIADILRVAAAAEPRLTALLQAVIAQQD from the coding sequence ATGCAACACCTTCACGAAGCCGCCAACCATATCCGCCCGCTGCTGCAGGGCTTTGCGCCCGAATTCGGTATCATCCTCGGGACCGGGCTGGGTGCGCTGGTCAAGGACCTGACCATTCACCACACCATTCCGTACGCCAGCATCCCGAACTTCCCGGTTTCGACGGTGGAAAGCCACTCCGGCAACCTGCTGGCCGCCGAGCTGGGCGGCCGTAAGGTGCTGGTGATGCAGGGCCGCTTTCACTTCTACGAAGGCTACACCATGGAGCAGGTGGTGCTGCCCGTGCGCGTGATGAAGCTGCTGGGCATCCGGAAGCTGTTCGTGAGCAACGCCGCCGGCGGCCTGCACCCCGACATGAACTACTCGGACCTCATGCTCATCGACGACCACATCAACCTGCAGCCCAGCAACCCGCTCATCGGCCGGAACCTCGACGAGCTGGGTGCCCGCTTCCCCGATATGCTGGAGCCCTACGATGCCCGCCTGCTACGCCAGGCTGAGGAAGCGGCCCGCAGCCTCGGCTTCGCCGACAAAGTGCGGCGCGGCGTGTACGTGAGCGTGCCCGGCCCCATGCTGGAAACGCCCGCCGAGTACCGCTACCTGCGCACCATCGGGGCCGACGCGGTGGGCATGAGCACCGTGCCCGAGGTCATTGCGGCCGTGCACATGGGCCTGCCGGTGCTGGCTGTCAGCGTCATCACCGACCTGTGCTCGCCGGGCAAGCTCAAGCGGGTGGAAATAGCCGACATCCTGCGTGTGGCCGCCGCCGCCGAGCCCCGCCTCACGGCGCTGCTGCAGGCCGTCATCGCGCAGCAGGACTAA
- a CDS encoding DMT family transporter, whose amino-acid sequence MKNSVKVHSALFVVALIYAANYSISKDVMPQYMGPFGLVLLRVVGATVFFGILSRLVAPQDRIQGRADQLRAVACGILGIGLNQLLFFSGLNLTSPINASLIQTIAPVVTVLASAVLLGERLTLPRLAGIALAGAGAASIILSKGPVAAGGQDGLLGNIYILLNATAFGVYLVLVMPLMRKYHPFTVLARIFLVGAFLAVPAGWQQVQQPDYASFPASIWAAIAYMVVCLTILAYLLNNWALKYASPALLGAYIYLQPALAVLIAVSLGKDVLTWDRAWQALLIFGGVFLVSRKPKPAVAAEAVPLEPVQD is encoded by the coding sequence ATGAAAAATTCCGTCAAGGTCCACTCGGCCCTCTTTGTGGTGGCGCTGATCTACGCCGCCAACTACAGTATTTCCAAGGATGTGATGCCGCAGTACATGGGGCCGTTTGGGCTGGTGCTGCTGCGCGTGGTGGGCGCGACGGTGTTTTTCGGCATCCTGAGCCGGCTGGTGGCGCCGCAGGACCGAATCCAAGGCCGCGCCGACCAGCTGCGGGCCGTGGCGTGCGGCATCCTGGGCATCGGGCTGAATCAGCTGCTGTTCTTCTCGGGCCTGAACCTGACCTCGCCCATTAACGCCTCGCTCATCCAGACCATTGCGCCGGTCGTGACGGTGCTGGCCTCGGCGGTGCTGCTGGGCGAGCGGCTGACGCTGCCCCGACTGGCGGGCATTGCGCTGGCGGGTGCCGGCGCGGCCAGCATCATCCTGAGCAAAGGCCCGGTGGCGGCAGGCGGGCAGGACGGGCTGTTGGGCAACATCTACATCCTGCTCAACGCCACCGCCTTCGGGGTGTATCTGGTGCTGGTGATGCCGCTCATGCGCAAGTATCACCCGTTCACGGTGCTGGCGCGCATCTTTCTGGTGGGCGCGTTTCTGGCGGTGCCGGCCGGCTGGCAGCAGGTGCAGCAGCCTGACTACGCCAGCTTCCCGGCCAGCATCTGGGCCGCCATTGCCTACATGGTGGTTTGCCTCACAATTCTGGCCTACCTGCTCAACAACTGGGCCCTGAAATACGCCTCCCCCGCCCTGCTGGGCGCCTATATCTACCTGCAGCCGGCCCTAGCGGTGCTCATCGCCGTGAGTTTGGGCAAAGACGTGCTGACCTGGGACCGGGCCTGGCAGGCGCTGCTGATTTTTGGGGGCGTGTTTCTGGTGAGCCGCAAGCCCAAGCCGGCCGTGGCGGCGGAAGCAGTGCCCCTGGAACCCGTGCAGGACTGA
- a CDS encoding DUF6687 family protein yields MTFFLITYSPHHPITSLQLRYFVPFQQLRQQPTIVVDSTGLGAALTLAHWRGAATPEPLRDDTSAGSVLRALRQTHTPGLAAAAVTANHFDVDGFVGVWALLNPELALQHEALLRLVATLGDFRELDWQHPQAHHALQLVCWLNAEEKARFYEPFGAPARRRREDEASAEKFAWFLPRFAAVLHNPAPYRAIWEQEYSRVLQAVAVLHSAATTVRRYPQIGLTVVRTPEPLPYYALFSASRGTDMVLSLYDGQRYEFEYKYTTWIDLESRPTLPRLPLDALAARLNALEATPRRWTHDGITDTGPLLRLSGKGLTKPQRYADPDQRPLYTSSVPAEELEQEVVRFFEAGYGGIAPRRYWSWAEIRAVSA; encoded by the coding sequence ATGACGTTCTTCCTCATCACCTATTCACCTCATCACCCCATCACCTCTTTGCAGCTCCGATACTTCGTTCCGTTTCAGCAGTTGCGGCAGCAGCCGACCATTGTAGTGGACAGCACCGGGCTGGGGGCGGCCCTCACGCTGGCGCACTGGCGCGGCGCGGCCACCCCCGAGCCTCTGCGCGACGATACCAGCGCCGGCTCGGTGCTGCGGGCCCTGCGCCAGACCCACACGCCCGGGCTGGCCGCCGCCGCCGTCACGGCCAATCATTTTGACGTGGATGGCTTTGTGGGCGTCTGGGCGCTGCTGAACCCGGAGCTGGCGCTGCAGCACGAGGCGCTGCTGCGTCTGGTGGCCACGCTGGGCGATTTTCGGGAGCTGGACTGGCAGCACCCGCAGGCGCACCACGCCTTGCAGTTGGTGTGCTGGCTGAATGCCGAGGAGAAAGCCCGGTTCTATGAGCCGTTTGGCGCCCCGGCCCGCCGCCGCCGCGAAGACGAGGCTTCGGCGGAGAAGTTTGCGTGGTTTCTGCCCCGTTTCGCGGCCGTGCTGCACAACCCGGCCCCGTACCGGGCCATTTGGGAGCAGGAATACAGCCGGGTGCTGCAGGCCGTGGCCGTGCTGCACAGCGCCGCCACCACCGTGCGCCGCTACCCACAAATCGGTCTGACGGTGGTGCGCACGCCAGAGCCGCTGCCGTACTACGCCTTGTTCAGCGCCAGCCGCGGCACCGATATGGTGCTGAGCCTCTACGACGGCCAGCGCTACGAATTCGAGTACAAGTACACCACCTGGATCGACCTGGAGAGCCGCCCGACGCTGCCGCGCCTGCCCCTGGATGCCCTGGCGGCCCGCCTCAATGCGCTGGAAGCCACCCCGCGCCGCTGGACCCATGACGGCATCACCGACACCGGCCCGCTGCTGCGCCTGAGCGGCAAAGGCCTCACCAAGCCCCAACGCTACGCCGACCCCGACCAGCGCCCGCTATACACTTCGTCTGTTCCTGCCGAAGAGCTGGAGCAGGAAGTAGTACGGTTTTTCGAGGCCGGCTATGGTGGTATCGCGCCC
- a CDS encoding replication-associated recombination protein A: MSTGSLFDSDPTPAFIPPAAANAPLAERRRPRTLEEYAGQQHLIGPEGVLRRYLSAGRLPSLILWGPPGVGKTTLANLLAQELGKPFASLSAVNAGVKDVREVIERARKQRGTVLFIDEIHRFSKSQQDALLGAVEQGIVTLIGATTENPSFEVIPAVLSRAQVYVLEPLSKEVLTELVDKALAEDAQLQQRKVRMQEYGALLTISGGDARKLLNLLEIVVEASRPDPKTGEVIITDEGVQQLAQQHLARYDKSGEMHYDVISAFIKSIRGSDPNAALYYLAVMLEGGEDAKFIARRLLILASEDVGLANPNALILAQSCFQAIAVIGMPEGDIILGQTVVYLATSPKSNASYKAIREARALVRQQGVQPVPIPLRNAPTKLMKDLGYGGQYQYSHDYPGNFAYQEFLPEALSGTVFYHPGHNPAEAKAQERLRQLWGEKYGY, encoded by the coding sequence ATGTCCACCGGTTCCCTTTTCGATTCTGACCCCACGCCGGCCTTTATCCCGCCGGCCGCGGCCAACGCGCCGCTGGCCGAGCGCCGCCGCCCCCGTACGCTTGAGGAATATGCCGGGCAGCAGCACCTCATCGGGCCCGAGGGCGTGCTACGCCGCTACCTCAGCGCCGGCCGCCTGCCCAGCCTGATTTTGTGGGGTCCGCCCGGCGTAGGCAAAACCACCTTGGCCAACCTGCTGGCGCAGGAGCTGGGCAAGCCGTTTGCCTCACTCAGCGCCGTGAATGCCGGCGTGAAAGACGTGCGCGAGGTGATAGAGCGCGCCCGCAAGCAGCGCGGCACGGTGCTGTTTATTGATGAAATCCACCGCTTCAGCAAAAGCCAGCAGGACGCCCTGCTGGGCGCCGTGGAGCAGGGCATCGTCACGCTTATCGGGGCTACCACCGAAAACCCTTCGTTTGAGGTGATTCCGGCCGTGCTGAGCCGGGCCCAGGTGTACGTGCTGGAGCCGCTGAGCAAGGAAGTGCTGACCGAGCTGGTCGACAAGGCCCTGGCCGAAGACGCGCAGCTGCAGCAGCGCAAGGTGCGCATGCAGGAGTACGGCGCGCTGCTCACCATTTCGGGCGGCGATGCGCGCAAGCTGCTCAACCTGCTGGAAATTGTGGTGGAAGCCAGCCGCCCCGACCCCAAAACCGGCGAGGTCATCATCACCGACGAAGGCGTGCAGCAGCTGGCCCAGCAGCACCTCGCCCGCTACGACAAAAGCGGCGAAATGCACTACGACGTCATTTCGGCCTTCATCAAGAGCATCCGCGGCTCCGACCCCAACGCCGCGCTCTACTACCTGGCCGTGATGCTGGAGGGCGGCGAGGATGCCAAGTTCATTGCCCGCCGCCTGCTCATCCTGGCTTCCGAAGACGTGGGCCTGGCCAACCCCAACGCCCTGATTCTGGCCCAGAGCTGCTTCCAGGCCATTGCCGTGATTGGCATGCCCGAGGGCGACATTATTCTGGGCCAGACCGTGGTGTATCTCGCTACCTCGCCCAAGAGCAACGCCAGCTACAAGGCCATCCGGGAGGCGCGGGCACTGGTGCGGCAGCAAGGCGTGCAGCCGGTGCCCATTCCGCTGCGCAACGCCCCCACCAAGCTCATGAAAGACCTCGGCTACGGCGGCCAGTACCAGTATTCGCACGACTACCCCGGCAATTTTGCCTACCAGGAGTTTCTGCCCGAGGCCCTCAGCGGCACCGTGTTCTACCACCCCGGCCACAACCCCGCCGAAGCCAAAGCCCAGGAGCGCCTGCGCCAGCTCTGGGGCGAGAAGTACGGCTATTAA
- the sppA gene encoding signal peptide peptidase SppA — translation MRQFFKYVLATLTGLFVFGVLGFVLLIGFVAALASSDTEATVASDSVLELKLDKPIAERESRTSFGSIVSSQADNIGLDNLKATLRRAKNDSDIKGIFLNVELVQAGMASLEEVRDALLDFKKSGKFVVAYADAQSEKSYYLTSVADRIYLNPQGTLEFNGLSSETMYYKNLFEKAGIQPQIFRVGSFKSAVEPFFRENMSDSARLQTSSFLNSINDFMLGHIATARKIAPQRLKTISDSMLVHNADDAKRLGLVTNLGYYDQALDYMKGKLGVEKDEKLSLVSLTDYSKADDEESSSGSSRIAVIYAEGDIVTGKGGSSSIGSTRFAEAIRKARLDDKVKAVVLRVNSPGGSSLASDIIYREVLLTKKVKPIICSMSDVAASGGYFIAMGCDTIVAHPNTITGSIGVFGVLPNIQPLLRDKLGVTTDRVTTGKFSDFPTITRPLTPFEQSQFQNEINRIYADFTTKAAAGRNMPVERLRGYASGRVWSGSEAKARGLVDVLGSMDDALRIAARRAKLKEGDYTLQALPRQKSFMENIFSGLNEEVRMSLVKQEMGPLFPVYEQYKKLAEMKGAQARMPFELNIQ, via the coding sequence ATGAGACAATTCTTTAAGTACGTGCTGGCCACGCTCACGGGCCTGTTCGTGTTCGGGGTGCTGGGCTTTGTGCTGCTGATTGGCTTCGTGGCCGCGCTGGCCTCGTCCGACACCGAAGCAACCGTGGCCAGCGACTCGGTGCTGGAGCTCAAGCTCGACAAGCCGATTGCCGAGCGCGAAAGCCGCACCTCGTTCGGCTCCATCGTCAGCTCCCAGGCCGATAACATCGGCCTCGACAACCTGAAGGCCACCCTGCGCCGCGCCAAAAACGACTCCGACATCAAGGGCATCTTCCTGAATGTAGAGCTGGTGCAGGCCGGCATGGCTTCGCTGGAAGAAGTGCGCGACGCGCTGCTGGACTTCAAGAAGTCGGGCAAGTTTGTGGTGGCCTACGCCGATGCGCAGTCGGAGAAGAGCTACTACCTCACGTCTGTGGCCGACCGCATCTACCTCAATCCGCAGGGCACGCTGGAGTTCAACGGCCTCAGCTCCGAGACGATGTACTACAAAAACCTGTTCGAAAAGGCCGGCATTCAGCCTCAGATCTTCCGGGTAGGCTCGTTTAAGAGCGCCGTGGAGCCGTTTTTCCGCGAAAACATGTCGGATTCGGCCCGCTTGCAGACGTCGTCGTTCCTGAACTCCATCAACGACTTCATGCTGGGCCACATTGCCACGGCCCGCAAAATCGCGCCCCAGCGCCTGAAAACGATCAGTGACTCGATGCTGGTGCACAACGCCGACGACGCCAAGCGCCTCGGCCTCGTCACCAACCTCGGCTACTACGACCAGGCCCTAGACTACATGAAAGGCAAGCTGGGCGTGGAGAAAGACGAGAAGCTGAGCCTCGTAAGCCTCACCGACTACAGCAAAGCCGACGACGAGGAAAGCAGCAGCGGCAGCAGTCGGATTGCCGTTATCTACGCCGAGGGCGACATCGTGACCGGCAAGGGCGGCAGCAGCAGCATCGGTAGCACCCGCTTCGCCGAGGCCATCCGCAAAGCCCGCCTCGACGACAAGGTGAAAGCCGTGGTGCTGCGCGTGAACTCGCCCGGCGGCTCGTCGCTGGCTTCCGACATCATCTACCGCGAAGTGCTGCTCACTAAAAAGGTGAAGCCGATTATCTGCTCGATGTCGGACGTGGCGGCTTCGGGCGGCTACTTCATTGCCATGGGCTGCGACACCATTGTGGCCCACCCGAACACCATCACCGGCAGCATCGGCGTATTCGGCGTGCTGCCCAACATCCAACCCCTGCTGCGCGACAAGCTGGGTGTGACGACGGACCGTGTGACAACGGGTAAATTCTCGGACTTCCCCACCATCACGCGCCCACTCACGCCCTTCGAGCAGAGCCAGTTCCAGAATGAAATCAACCGCATCTACGCCGACTTCACCACCAAAGCTGCTGCTGGCCGCAACATGCCGGTGGAGCGTCTGCGTGGTTACGCTTCCGGCCGCGTGTGGTCAGGCTCCGAAGCTAAGGCCCGCGGCCTCGTAGACGTGCTGGGCTCCATGGACGACGCGCTGCGCATTGCGGCCCGCCGCGCCAAGCTCAAGGAAGGCGACTACACGCTGCAGGCCCTGCCGCGCCAGAAGTCGTTCATGGAAAACATCTTCAGCGGCCTCAACGAGGAAGTGCGCATGAGTTTGGTGAAGCAGGAAATGGGCCCGTTGTTCCCGGTGTATGAGCAGTACAAGAAGCTCGCGGAAATGAAAGGCGCCCAAGCCCGCATGCCGTTTGAGCTGAATATCCAGTAA
- a CDS encoding HNH endonuclease, with protein sequence MQHTSRHHLVPREEGGRHGPTVPLCQPCHSTVHLLLDNRELARRYCTVELLRSAEELQKYLHWVRRSKVERIRNRRGKR encoded by the coding sequence GTGCAGCATACCTCGCGGCATCATCTGGTACCCCGCGAAGAAGGAGGCCGCCACGGCCCCACGGTGCCGCTCTGCCAGCCGTGCCACAGCACCGTGCACCTGCTGCTCGACAACCGCGAGTTGGCCCGCCGCTACTGCACCGTGGAACTGCTGCGGTCGGCCGAGGAGCTGCAGAAATACCTGCACTGGGTGCGCCGCAGCAAAGTAGAGCGCATCCGCAACCGGCGGGGGAAAAGATGA
- a CDS encoding DUF6624 domain-containing protein, with product MASPVLAATLDSLSAADWQDRQVIFAVFRQHGFASTAADTANRWLLRQDAARLAALQQLERRHGWPAVTQAGAEAARTAFLLLQHAPDSVQVRYLARVAALYKAKRLPPSDYATYLDRALLNQGQRQQYGTQSARVVRPSGETVDSLLPTAEFFGLDKRRRAMKLEPLQQLRPGTMYFKTKP from the coding sequence TTGGCGTCCCCCGTTCTTGCGGCCACGCTCGACTCGCTTAGCGCCGCTGACTGGCAGGACCGCCAGGTCATTTTTGCAGTGTTCCGGCAACATGGGTTTGCATCTACTGCGGCGGATACGGCCAACCGCTGGCTGCTGCGGCAGGATGCTGCGCGGCTGGCGGCCTTACAGCAGCTGGAGCGCCGCCACGGCTGGCCCGCAGTAACTCAGGCCGGTGCCGAAGCGGCCAGAACTGCTTTTCTGTTGCTTCAGCATGCTCCGGATTCTGTACAGGTGCGGTATTTGGCTCGCGTAGCGGCTCTTTACAAAGCTAAAAGGCTGCCGCCCTCCGATTACGCCACTTACCTCGACCGGGCGTTGCTCAACCAAGGGCAGCGGCAGCAGTACGGCACGCAGTCGGCCCGGGTGGTGCGCCCGTCCGGCGAAACCGTAGACTCGTTGCTGCCGACTGCGGAGTTTTTTGGGCTGGATAAGCGCCGCCGTGCCATGAAGCTGGAGCCGTTGCAGCAGCTACGACCGGGCACCATGTACTTCAAGACCAAACCGTAA
- the trxA gene encoding thioredoxin: MPKKSFSELINSPGMPVLVDFYADWCGPCKTMAPVLEQVAQQHQGKLKVIKIDVDRNPAAAQQFRVQSIPTLILFHKGQPVWRQAGAVPAGQLTQAVQPFLS, translated from the coding sequence ATGCCTAAGAAATCTTTCTCCGAGCTTATCAACAGCCCCGGCATGCCCGTGCTGGTAGACTTCTACGCCGACTGGTGCGGCCCGTGCAAAACCATGGCCCCCGTGCTGGAGCAGGTGGCGCAGCAGCACCAGGGCAAGCTCAAAGTCATCAAGATTGACGTGGACCGCAACCCCGCCGCCGCCCAGCAGTTTCGGGTGCAGAGCATCCCCACGCTGATACTGTTTCATAAGGGGCAGCCGGTGTGGCGGCAGGCCGGGGCCGTACCGGCCGGGCAGCTGACGCAGGCCGTACAACCTTTCCTGAGCTAG
- a CDS encoding DUF4249 domain-containing protein, producing the protein MNRLSALRAAAGLMALAGLTASCDLQKDIDVELPAIPAQLVAECYLEDGRIPRLTVTETVPYLASPDPVLLTDVTVRLTLPNGQVETLRFLPGIDPETGKAYTHSGRRPLTARPGDVFSLEVVDTKGRRLTGTATVPTRVPIDSLEYKFNDLPPDRREAYVLTNFRDPAGLGDYYRLQIHRDSISREPEIDYDVEDRLNDGKTYTLGTSYRFDPGDTLLVTLYHFDRPYFLFRQSVNDARNANGNPFAQPSAIKSTVEGGVGVFTVLSYDRKQIIIP; encoded by the coding sequence ATGAACCGCTTATCCGCTTTACGCGCCGCCGCCGGTTTGATGGCGCTGGCCGGGCTCACAGCCTCCTGCGACCTGCAGAAAGATATCGATGTGGAGCTGCCCGCCATTCCGGCCCAGTTGGTGGCCGAGTGCTACCTCGAAGACGGCCGGATTCCGCGCCTCACCGTGACGGAAACCGTGCCCTACCTGGCCAGCCCCGACCCGGTGCTACTCACCGACGTGACGGTGCGCCTCACGTTGCCCAACGGGCAGGTGGAGACCCTGCGCTTTCTACCGGGCATCGACCCCGAGACTGGTAAGGCCTACACCCACAGCGGCCGGCGGCCACTGACCGCCCGCCCCGGCGACGTGTTCAGCCTGGAAGTGGTCGACACCAAGGGCCGCCGCCTCACCGGCACGGCCACCGTGCCCACGCGTGTGCCCATCGACTCGCTGGAGTACAAGTTCAACGACCTGCCGCCCGACCGCCGCGAAGCCTACGTCCTCACCAACTTCCGCGACCCGGCCGGCCTGGGCGACTACTACCGCCTGCAGATTCACCGCGACAGTATTTCCCGGGAGCCGGAAATCGACTACGACGTGGAAGACCGTCTCAACGACGGCAAAACGTACACCCTCGGCACCAGCTACCGCTTCGACCCCGGCGACACGCTGCTGGTCACGCTTTACCACTTCGACCGGCCGTACTTCCTGTTCCGGCAGTCGGTGAACGATGCGCGCAATGCTAACGGCAACCCGTTTGCGCAGCCCTCGGCCATCAAAAGCACGGTGGAGGGCGGCGTGGGCGTGTTCACGGTGCTCAGCTACGACCGGAAGCAGATTATTATTCCGTAG